A window of Carassius auratus strain Wakin unplaced genomic scaffold, ASM336829v1 scaf_tig00054514, whole genome shotgun sequence contains these coding sequences:
- the LOC113090346 gene encoding C-C chemokine receptor type 7-like: protein MARFDSTTEDFSSSYTYDYDYNYTDMVTEANVTDVEELCVASKEQELTITVVQTTVFLIVFFLGVFGNGLVIATFARYRRLRLRCMTDVFLFYLALSDLLLLLTLPLETGETLIGSWEFGEGLCKLNRGMYAINTYGGLLLLACISVDRYLVVVRTRAIRKRSSGTLFYSTLSALGVALTSVFLSLPDLLFSSVENDMGSDVLLCDMKVWGDGVSKWKLWAQMAKIAGFCIPCVAMVVCYGAIGRVLIRAGGNCWRRQRTLRLMALLVVLFLLFQLPYTMVLLIKIFKPTQINCEDWTKFHLQENITRNLAYVRCCLNPLLYALVGVRFRNDIIRLLMDTGCMCTCVSHITPQHDNGSSITPSSPAPTILSSFPSSYMSSKKTPALDTPAADTAETFIFPMPISSKKTSGLMSWCHQ from the coding sequence ATGGCGCGATTTGATTCAACTACAGAAGATTTTTCATCAAGCTACACTTATGATTATGATTACAATTACACTGATATGGTCACCGAGGCCAATGTCACTGATGTTGAGGAGCTGTGTGTAGCCAGCAAAGAACAGGAGCTGACCATTACTGTTGTCCAGACCACGGTCTTCCTCATTGTCTTCTTCTTAGGTGTGTTTGGTAACGGGCTGGTCATTGCCACATTTGCACGGTACCGCCGTCTACGCCTACGCTGCATGACCGATGTCTTCCTGTTCTACCTGGCTCTGTCCGACTTGCTGCTTCTGCTGACTCTTCCGTTAGAGACGGGAGAGACACTGATCGGCAGCTGGGAGTTCGGAGAGGGGCTGTGCAAGCTAAACCGTGGTATGTATGCCATCAACACCTATGGAGGTCTGCTGTTGTTGGCTTGCATTAGCGTTGATCGCTATTTGGTGGTGGTTCGCACCAGGGCCATACGGAAGAGGAGTTCTGGGACTCTGTTTTACAGCACACTGTCTGCGCTTGGAGTCGCACTAACTTCTGTCTTCCTGAGCCTGCCAGACTTGCTCTTCAGCTCCGTGGAGAACGACATGGGTTCAGACGTCCTCTTGTGTGATATGAAAGTTTGGGGCGATGGAGTGAGTAAATGGAAGCTGTGGGCCCAGATGGCAAAGATCGCAGGATTCTGCATCCCTTGCGTGGCGATGGTGGTGTGTTACGGCGCGATCGGACGTGTCTTGATCCGTGCCGGTGGCAACTGTTGGCGCAGACAGAGGACTTTGCGCTTGATGGCACTTCTGGTGGTTCTTTTCCTTCTCTTTCAGCTTCCTTACACGATGGTGCTTCTGATTAAAATATTCAAACCCACTCAGATAAACTGCGAAGACTGGACCAAGTTCCACCTTCAGGAAAACATAACGCGCAATCTGGCTTATGTGAGGTGCTGCCTGAACCCTTTGCTCTACGCACTCGTTGGGGTCAGATTCAGAAATGACATTATCAGGCTCTTGATGGACACCGGGTGCATGTGTACGTGTGTGTCCCATATAACTCCACAGCATGACAACGGAAGCTCCATCACACCATCGTCTCCGGCTCCAACCATCCTTTCATCCTTCCCATCTTCTTACATGTCTTCCAAGAAAACACCTGCCCTGgacacacctgctgcagacacagCTGAAACCTTCATTTTTCCAATGCCCATATCTAGTAAAAAGACTTCAGGACTTATGAGCTGGTGTCATCAATAA